One window from the genome of Diabrotica virgifera virgifera chromosome 6, PGI_DIABVI_V3a encodes:
- the LOC126887165 gene encoding partitioning defective protein 6, whose amino-acid sequence MSKNKIVRPCDTKTEVKSKFDAEFRRFSVERNSQTTFEDFRSLIERLHGLKETPFLVSYIDPSDQDLLPINNDDNLRRALFNAKPLLRIIIQRKGNSFEELNGYGTLKPRNLISTILGGTPAKTKTLPISNPHDFRQVSAIIDVDIVPETCRRVRLLKHGSDKPLGFYIRDGTSVKVTQNGLEKIPGIFISRLVPGGLAESTGLLAVNDEVLEVNGIEVAGKTLDQVTDMMVANSSNLIITVKPANQRTVGPPRRGSFGRSSHMSSGSHQSNTTAGSDPDDKYDQDEIVDLTAGLNLEETQSKDDGILHL is encoded by the exons TTTGATGCAGAGTTTAGAAGATTTAGCGTAGAACGTAATTCCCAAACAACATTTGAAGATTTTCGATCACTCATTGAACGCTTACATGGATTGAAAGAAACACCATTTTTGGTGTCATATATTGATCCTAGTGATCAAGATTTGCTTCCCATCAATAATGATGATAATCTAAGAAGAGCACTGTTTAATGCTAAGCCACTACTCAGAATAATTATACAAAGGAAAG gCAATAGTTTCGAAGAACTGAATGGTTATGGAACGCTTAAACCTAGAAACTTAATTTCTACCATATTGGGTGGAACGCCAGCAAAGACAAAAACTCTTCCCATATCAAATCCGCACGACTTTAGGCAAGTTTCAGCTATTATAGATGTAGACATTGTACCAGAAACATGTAGGAGGGTTAGGCTTTTAAAACACGGATCTGACAAGCCTTTGGGGTTTTACATAAGGGATGGAACAAGTGTAAAAGTTACACAAAATG GTCTTGAGAAAATTCCGGGCATCTTTATCTCTCGATTGGTTCCCGGTGGCCTGGCCGAATCGACAGGTCTTCTTGCAGTAAACGATGAAGTTTTAGAAGTAAACGGTATTGAAGTAGCCGGTAAGACTTTAGATCAAGTTACAGACATGATGGTAGCGAACAGTTCAAATTTGATCATAACCGTAAAGCCCGCCAATCAGAGAACTGTAGGACCACCGAGAAGGGGAAGTTTTGGAAGGAGTTCACATATGTCAAGTGGATCGCATCAGTCGAATACCACTGCCGGATCTGACCCAGACGATAAATATGATCAAGATGAAATAGTAGATCTTACGG CCGGGTTAAATCTAGAAGAGACCCAATCGAAAGACGATGGGATCCTTCATCTATGA